Proteins from a genomic interval of Lolium perenne isolate Kyuss_39 chromosome 1, Kyuss_2.0, whole genome shotgun sequence:
- the LOC139834090 gene encoding uncharacterized protein, which translates to MIKDLIRIGSQFIGYREYASRTEEKLAEANKLADTLAQKLEQSEAARKKAELVASETKAEAEEAKAKAASVEELQKRLEDAEAALNEHKTAQAAREKGILKRLNSQNRRFKGQTNQEFDLENPDNDPLLDALSYLEFHGSEIREGVVNADAGLSKLFPYFFPKKEEPKTFLALAQSFNPSEDLGLKMRQENMKIAVESTVALVADSQQTVDWMKVGDTEQIEQTKWRSLIKAAKPNTKRILAYLGIKPSSTPSSSRPEV; encoded by the exons atgatcaaagatcttattcgcatcggatcccaattcattgggtaccgtgagtatgccagcagaactgaag agaaacttgcagaggccaacaagcttgccgacactcttgctcaaaaactggagcaaagtgaagcggcccgcaagaaagccgaacttgttgctagcgaaaccaaagcagaggctgaagaagctaaggcaaaagctgctagtgtcgaggagctgcagaagagacttgaggatgctgaagctgCATTAAATGAGCACAAAaccgcacaggctgctcgtgaaaagggaatcctcaagcgcctgaattcgcaaaatcggcgcttcaaag gccaaacaaaccaagagtttgatctggagaatcccgacaatgatcctctccttgacgcactttcttatctggagtttcatggatccgaaattcgtgaaggcgtggtgaatgctgacgcaggattgtcaaagctattcccctacttcttcccgaagaaagaggagcccaagactttccttgcacttgcccagagcttcaatccatcagaggaccttgggctgaaaatgcgccaggagaacatgaagattgctgtcgagagcactgttgccttggtcgctgacagccaacaaactgttgactggatgaaggttggcgacaccgagcagatagagcaaacaaaatggcggtctttgatcaaggcagccaagcccaatacgaagagaattctggcctatctcgggatcaagccatcttcaactcctagctcatcgaggccggaggtctag